The genomic stretch agcctcgttTAAGATTCGGTGGGTCACCTACTATGGTTTATGCTATCAagccacccaccatttatttccacgctccagatgtccagtcctgggcgtgagggtgtgtgttaagagtcccacgTCGGAGAATATATGGCACCTGTAGTTGAAGTGACCACCATTGACGAAGGTAATGTAATTTCTTCCGAGTTAAGTATTTATAATGCATCCCATGGAGATAAAGGGATATGATGTTCCATAATAAAACAATGCAAAAGTAGCTATCATGTAGGTACCATATACCAGAAATAATATCGATGAATATTTTAGCCTCTTATGAAATCGTGAATCAGATTGTTTTATTTATTGTGCCTcgtattttaatttgattaaacATGTGGAATGGATTAAATACTAAAGAGAAATAAAATATTAGCATCATTATTTATGCATTTGGATGTTTAATATTGACTATACTTTGTGACCAACATTCATATAAAGTATTGATACTTAGATCATCCATACTAACACAAATATGTTGATCTATTTTGTATATTATATAAATAAGTATGATGCGACATCAGTATATTTGATATAATGGTTTTGTATCGTCTAATAAATTAATAAAAGTGATTGTTATACATGTGAATTATCAATGTTGACTATGATTCATGACTGACATTGGTAAATCAAAGTAGGAATGGTTTAATCATTTTTGGTCCCTGTAAGTTGGTGTGTTTTTGTTATTCGTTCATGTATTTTTTTAGATAAAGTTCTCAAATGTTAAATTTCATTTGGTTTTAGAGACTAAAGTTAAAATCCGCAGGAAACATGTGGATCTTAATTTTAAAGACTAAAACCAAAAGGATTTTAACATTCAGAGATTATTTTTCAAAAAAGAATACATGGACGGAAATATTAAAAAAAACTTATAGAGATCAAAAAACTATTTAAAtttatattaaataaattatCATAACGTTTTTGATAATATGAACATGTTGAATTAAGAAGGTTCAACACCTAAGGTCAAAGTAAGAGTCAGCATCTAAGTCTACCCCAATAAAAATTATGAACTCTGATATCCTTATAATCAATTTATCATATCAATGTAATTAGATAATATATAATCTAATAATTTTCGCTACTATTATAAATTGATTGAACATTTTTTAGTTTTCATAATAAAAGCAAACATAAGAGTTTATAGCGCCCAAATTAGTACTTCAAGATTTACTATTTACACTTGTGGTTGGAATATACATTGCATAAACTTCAACTATTACaatcatgaaaaaaatgaaaaacattATTCAAACCTCCAACAGATTTGGGAATTTAGTGCCACTGCTCACCCTCTTTTATGGCGGCCACCGTACCTACCACCACTGATGATCGCCCTATTATCATTCCTAGGTCTTGATCGAGGATGAAGACTAAGCTAGAGTTGAAGCATGTTAACATCATACCCAGCTATGAGATAGTGAGTCCTGACACTCTTTTGaattgtgaggaacctatccaAGACACTCAGCCAAACAAAAGGAGGGAAAATAAGTTATAGTCACTGAACGCTACCATAGAAAATGTTGATCCCGAGGTGTAGAAGGCAAGCAGTGTAATCAAAGTCTTACCTATAGTACTAGTTCAAAGGTTGTCGGTACCAGCCGTTTTAAGCGCCACATTGCTAAGGGGACAtgtgaaactcttttccatggccaAGATCAGAACACATATGCCCCTAAGCAAGGGGAACTAGTGCTAGCAATGCTACTAGTACACCAAAGAGACATTGTAGAACTGGATGTTAAATTAAAATACTTTGTAAACGTAAAGTGTTAATTGTGAAATAAAAAGAACAAAAATCGAATCAAACAAATGTGATTGGTATTGTACCTTGTTTCTTATAACACCCAACATCTTTCTTCCTTGAACTTAATTACGACACAACTAAACTACCCTCCTCCAAATACAACATCTTACAATTTCAATCACCACTGACACTACCCTCCTCCAGATTTTTGAAACCTTCACATACAGATTGGAGAAAGAGATTGAAGTAAAGCAACTCTAGAAGGAGGTGAAGGAAAATCATATATGAGGATTTGAGATAGGGTTTCAAAGAGAGTGAATTTTTAAAATCATATATGAGGATTTGAGAGAGGGTTTCAAAGAGAGTGAATTTTTAAAACCATATATGAGGATTTGAGATAGGGTTTCGAAGATGCATTTTCGAAATTGTCTATTACtatgatttttttaaaatgtttttcTGTTTTGGTTCGTATTAGATATGGTGCATCCGTATATGTTTTCTAAAGTTATTGTAATTAATGATGTAAAACCGGATGAAGTGAAGAATGATGTTAAATTGGATGAGGTGAAATATGATGTTAAATCGGGTGTTAGATCGATTGATGTTGAGTTAGATGTTGGTAAACAAATTAGAAATGAACAACTATTTACTGCTCGTGAACGTATGCTCGAATGGGTCTGCATGGAGGCTAGGAAATTGGGATTTGGCATTGTAATCGGAAGGTTCGACAATGGTTCTAATAGAAGGCAAACATTTGTAACCATGAGATTTGAGAGAAATGGAACGTATATTCCACCAATTCGAAAGTTGAAACGCAATGACATCGAATTGAGAAAATGTGAGTGTCTATTTAAATTGCACAGATATCATAAGGTGGATGATACATGGAAATTTAATGTGATTTCTAATTTACATAATCATGCCTTGTAAACCGAGCTAGCTGGTCATCCCATTGTATGTCTTCTTAAACCATAAGAGAAGGAAATTGTTTCGGAGATGACTTTAATTAGGGTGGCGCCAAAAAACATACTTGCAGATTTGAAACGGAAAAAACTTGAAAATATTTCAAATATTAAGCAGGTATACAATGCATGTTATCAAAATAACATGGCGATAAGAGGTCCAAGATCTGAAATGCAATAACTTTTGAAGCTTTTGGATGA from Lathyrus oleraceus cultivar Zhongwan6 chromosome 7, CAAS_Psat_ZW6_1.0, whole genome shotgun sequence encodes the following:
- the LOC127103238 gene encoding uncharacterized protein LOC127103238; amino-acid sequence: MVHPYMFSKVIVINDVKPDEVKNDVKLDEVKYDVKSGVRSIDVELDVGKQIRNEQLFTARERMLEWVCMEARKLGFGIVIGRFDNGSNRRQTFVTMRFERNGTYIPPIRKLKRNDIELRKCECLFKLHRYHKVDDTWKFNVISNLHNHAL